The sequence CCGCCAGATCTTTGGCCCCCTTTACCTGCAAAATGGAGGGAGCCACATAACCATCAAACACCAGATCGGCATAGGCAATATCGTGGATCACTCTGATATTATTTTCTTTGGCGAAGGCGACAATCTTTTCCAAGAAAGGCAAGTCCACAGTCATCGTACTGGGATTCGAAGGAAAAGAAATGACAAGTAACTTGGGCTTAGGCCAAATACTTTTAAAGGCTCTCTCCAGATTTTCTAAAAAACCATTTTCCGAACTCGCATGAATAGAGCGGACATCCGCCCCTGCAATCACGACCGAATACGTATGAATAGGATAAGTAGGACTTTGTACAAACACCACATCCCCCGGCGAGCACATGGCCATCACCAAATGGCTGATTCCCTCTTTGGCCCCAATGGTGCTAATGGTCTCGGTTTCCGGATCGAGACTCACCTGAAAACGACGCGCATACCAATCGGAAAGGGCCTGGCGTAATTTGGGAATTCCCTTGGTGAGTGAATAACGATGATTGATGGGCTTGGCAGCGGCTTCAATTAATTTTTGGACGATGTGAGGAGGTGTGGCGAGATCGGGATTTCCCATCCCCAAATTGATGACATCTTCCCCTTTACGGCGAGATTCCAGCATCAGCTGGGTAATCGCACCCAAAATGTAGGGAGGTAAGCGTTGAATTCGTTCGTAAGTCATGAAAGAAGGTTATTTCATGCGGAAGAAAATATTGTAAAGGGAAAAGATGAAGCCCCATCTCCCCGTGAGGGAGAGGGTCGGGGTGAGGGGATAAATTGAATAAACTGAACTTCAAGCAGACGTACTCACTTTTTGACTTTTCCTGTAAGCCGGAGAATATTTTTGAATTTGCTGCATTGCTTCACGGCGGCATTGCCCCCCTGATTGGAGAGTTTAAAAATTTGAGTTCTCGGAAACAGCAGCTACAACGACGCGAAACCCAAAAAAATTGGTGCGTATATCAGGTAGGTTGAAGCTCCGACTGGCCGCCCCCGCGTTCCCGCCACCATCGTAGTTCCAGGAAACACCACGCAGCTCTCTTGAACCAAATTCAGGATTTAAAAACCCTGCTATTGTTTCGGATAACCCTTTTAAACTTGTTCTATACCAACCATTACACCATTCCCATACTCCGTTAATTCTTATTCCCAATCTATTGACCAAAGTCGCATCTACATCCTTCGGGCCTTCATCATAGCGTCTATTAAAATCTGCATTGCTTCCATCGGGGGCTTTGCCATCACTGGTTCCATATTTATTATTGCGGCATTGTTTTGTTTGAGGATCAATCCCTCCTCGTCTTACAAGCTCACTTTCAGCCGCTGTGGGAAGGCGGCCCGGGAGCCCTTTTAATATGCGCCCCAGCCAATCAGCGCAACCCAAGGCCTCGAACCAATTGATTTCGACGGCGGGTTGATTGGGTCTGTCAAAGTTTTCTCCACTTTTATATTTTTTTGGCACTGCTTCAACAATCTGCAACCCGTTTAGATTCGTTTTTGGGTCAAACAAACCCTGTACAAACTTTCTACCTCTAAAAAAATCCTGCTCCCTGATGTCATTTCCAAAAGATTCACTTTCCAGCATCTCTCCAATTGTGTTTTCACTTCCTCTACCTACAAATGTCTTGGCCTCCACTTCTGTTGCAAAGCGGGCTATCACCCAACAATAGGGACTTTCTGCTTGGGTCGCGATCACCGCAAAGGGTCTTTCTTGCATCGCGGCCCTATACTGATCAAGCACTGAATTCGTCACCACCGTTTCACTCATTTCAAAGTCGGGCAGAGTGATCTCTTGAGCAGTGCCTTCATTACCCTCTGCACCCATTCTGAATCTGCCGCCTTGTACGTAAACCATATTCACTAAGGAGGCGATCGGATTTGATTTTCCAATCTCTTGAATACCTGCTTTCTCAATGGCAGAAATCTTTTGTTGTAAGTAGTAAATTACCTCCCTAAAAGCGCCTTGATCTGTTGTTGCATCTCCTCTTCCTTCAGCATCACGCAATCGATTGCAAGCATGTTCAAGGTCGGCCCTTAATCCTTCAAGCTCCGACGTCATACTTGGACGAGACCTGGCTCCTCTTCCCACCGCCCCCATCGCCAGCATCAAGGTTTGCAGCTGTGTTTGATGCCAAATCTCTGGGATTCGGCCTGCAAACTCGATGAAGTCTTGGCAGCTGGGGGATTCTACCGTAGGGGCGGCCCTCTGTGGCCGCCCGTCACCATTTGCGGTCGGGCACGGAGGCCCAACCCTACGAAGAAGATGACTTCCAACTGCAAACATCCCATGCCCCACACAAAAAGCCGCATCCGTTACACTATTTTTGACAAGCTCTCGCCAGTTCAAGGCATCTCTCCAAACTTCTCTTTGCTCCACGGCTTCAAACAAATTGCGATGTAAAATCTGGCGTGAGACTTTATTGATTTGATGTCCCGCAAAGATCTCTAGTCCTGTTGCCACACAATTCGTCGCTCCACCGATCAATCTTCCCAAAATAAAGCTACCTGTGCTTCCGCCCAGCGCATGGCCCAGCACCTCCGCGGCTCCCAGGTTACCCATGCTGAGTAAATCTTGGGCCGAAAATGAGTTGGACGAATAGGACTGATGGGACAAATAGGCCTGGATGTTTCCGGAAAGATATTGATTCACCAGGTGCGTGACGGGAATACGAATACAGAATGCGGCCACTCTACCGAGTGCGTTATTGCCGACAAAGGCAATCAGACCTTGGCCGGCAGCCCTTCCTGCGAAGCCGGCGGGGATTCCGGCAGCCACCGCTATCCCCAGCTGTAGAGCAAAAGATTGGGTACAGATTTCCTGATCGAAAAACTCCAATACCGGTCGGGCACAGAGACCCGACCCTACGGAGGAATAGAGGGAGGAAAAAATTGAATGTTTGATTTCGTGCAAGGCAGCAACGGCTTGGCTCAAATGGGGAAATTGAGATGGGCTAATATTTGGTGGGGACGCTTCAGCGGCAGGATGAGGCGACAAGCGGGAATCGTTTATAGGTAAAGCTAAAGATTGGATGGTTCTGTTAAGGGTTACCATATAAGTTTTAAGCCTCGGAGACTTAAGCTCTCTCAGGCTTTAAAACTTATCGGTATAAATTAGAAATAGTTGTGTGGTTTTTTTAGATTTTTTTACACTACCCCACCTGCGTCAAGCCCAGTCTCCCTTTCCAGCGATGAAATAAAACTTCTTTTATATCTTTGGATTTCTCCTGGCTCAAATGGGGATCACTTTCAATCCAAGCATCCGCTTCTTTTTTTGCCTTTTCTAAAATCGGCAAGTCGCGCACCAAATTGGCAATTCTGAAATCCGGCAAACCGGATTGGCGGGTGCCCATGAAATCACCCGGGCCGCGGATTTCCAGGTCGGCCTCGGCAATTTTAAAACCGTCGTTCGTTTTACTCATCATCTGCAAACGTTGGAGTGCCGTTTCACTGCGAGGCCAGGAGGCCACGAGGAAGCAATAGGATTTTTCGGAACCTCTCCCCACACGTCCTCTCATTTGATGCAGCTGAGACAGGCCAAAACGCTCGGCGTGCTCCACCACCATGAGGGTGGCGTTTGGCACGTC is a genomic window of Deltaproteobacteria bacterium containing:
- a CDS encoding SUMF1/EgtB/PvdO family nonheme iron enzyme; the protein is MVTLNRTIQSLALPINDSRLSPHPAAEASPPNISPSQFPHLSQAVAALHEIKHSIFSSLYSSVGSGLCARPVLEFFDQEICTQSFALQLGIAVAAGIPAGFAGRAAGQGLIAFVGNNALGRVAAFCIRIPVTHLVNQYLSGNIQAYLSHQSYSSNSFSAQDLLSMGNLGAAEVLGHALGGSTGSFILGRLIGGATNCVATGLEIFAGHQINKVSRQILHRNLFEAVEQREVWRDALNWRELVKNSVTDAAFCVGHGMFAVGSHLLRRVGPPCPTANGDGRPQRAAPTVESPSCQDFIEFAGRIPEIWHQTQLQTLMLAMGAVGRGARSRPSMTSELEGLRADLEHACNRLRDAEGRGDATTDQGAFREVIYYLQQKISAIEKAGIQEIGKSNPIASLVNMVYVQGGRFRMGAEGNEGTAQEITLPDFEMSETVVTNSVLDQYRAAMQERPFAVIATQAESPYCWVIARFATEVEAKTFVGRGSENTIGEMLESESFGNDIREQDFFRGRKFVQGLFDPKTNLNGLQIVEAVPKKYKSGENFDRPNQPAVEINWFEALGCADWLGRILKGLPGRLPTAAESELVRRGGIDPQTKQCRNNKYGTSDGKAPDGSNADFNRRYDEGPKDVDATLVNRLGIRINGVWEWCNGWYRTSLKGLSETIAGFLNPEFGSRELRGVSWNYDGGGNAGAASRSFNLPDIRTNFFGFRVVVAAVSENSNF
- a CDS encoding aminotransferase class I/II-fold pyridoxal phosphate-dependent enzyme, which encodes MTYERIQRLPPYILGAITQLMLESRRKGEDVINLGMGNPDLATPPHIVQKLIEAAAKPINHRYSLTKGIPKLRQALSDWYARRFQVSLDPETETISTIGAKEGISHLVMAMCSPGDVVFVQSPTYPIHTYSVVIAGADVRSIHASSENGFLENLERAFKSIWPKPKLLVISFPSNPSTMTVDLPFLEKIVAFAKENNIRVIHDIAYADLVFDGYVAPSILQVKGAKDLAVEFFTLSKSYSMPGWRVGFCSGNKEMVGALARIKSYLDYGSFQPIQIAATVALNGPQSCVREICDTYRVRRDVLCEEFTKQGWPIEKPKATMFVWAKIPESHQALGSFEFSKLLLKEAGVAVAPGIGFGEYGEGYVRFALVENEKRIKQAAKGIKRALKL